The region AGCTCAGCGATGAACAGTAAaataatcttcttctttttttgaaaaaaactacaACAAAAAAAATCTGAATATGTTTTGGcacaaactttgacaaatgttctcGGTGCTTGCAAACTTTCATCATCCTGAGATAACATTCCTTGAAGTCACGGCAAAATAAATAAGAACATAACTCCAAAATGATTTCAAGAACAGCCTTTTTTGGAGTGTCAGATTTTGTTTTTTTTACCACGGCTTTCAAAAATGTTATTTCGGGATGAAAATTTGCAGGCATTGAAAACATTTGTCCAGGTTCCCAccaaaaacatttcaaaaaaaatttgaattGTTTTACTActttttttttgattttactggTGTCTGGTGACCGGTGGTTACAATGGGTTGGGCAGTGTAGTAAACGCTCGCAGGCCGAGGCTGCTGAGGACGACTGGCCTGCAACGGCATCCTTGCCGAATATCCCCACATATTCCGTGCTCCATATCCCTCCTCCCTCCCACCACATTTCTATAGATTCTTTTCAGTGGATATCCCTCCACATCAAAGGCTTTCCGGTGGCCTGCCTGCCCATAGCCACACGAGAGAATCCAATCACAGTCAACCAATCTGTGTGATCCAATTTCAAACGGACCAATCACATAATATTTGGCAGCATGGGAAAATGTAGCTCCGTTCGTTAAGAAGTATTATCTAAAccacaaaaacatcttatattttgggacggaggtagtATATGGCATCATCGAATTAAAGGGCATATGAATGTATTCCGGAAGAATCTGGAGGCCCCGATGCTATGATCCAAATGACTTGCATAGAATCGCGAAAATTCCTATAAATTCCTTCGATCCAAAGAGGCTCTAAGCCGCATAGAAAAATGTGAAAAGGAACAACAGCCGGAAAGTATATCTGACATGATGTCATAGATTAACAAGATGGCTACATGTATAAATCATCCTTACTCCCATGAATTTGGGTATGTGTTCCGACAATAAACCAAATAACGAACATAATAAACTGTTCTAATCATACTCCAGAGCGACAAATGATAAATCATATCCCTAGGTGTCGCTTATCTTCGCTTCAACATCAATCATGCAACTGAAACTCGACCATTGTAAGGTCAAGAGTCTCAGTTCTTCTTCAAGAGAAATGTGATTTAAAGGGGGAAGTTCCCTCCCTCGACTCTACGTTGTTAGGTAGAAATGAGACGAGTGGGGGAGCTCATGTGCGTGTGCTCTAAACAACCAACCGCTCCCCGGCTCCCACTGCTAGCTTCTTCGATGTGCTTCTTGTCTGTGACATCGCTAGGCAGATCAAGTCCGGCCGGTATCTTCCCAGGGAAATCGCATGTAGGGGTATCCGATCCAAGCTTACTGCAGCATCGCAAAGCGAATCCACATTGTAAAAAGGCCATCACAAATGCAACGTAATCATTGAAGCAAAACAAGAACTGACCTTCTGTCGACCAACACCATCGACCGGAGCTCACAGTTTGCAAATCTGTATGTAACCAAGCCAGAGTTAGCAACATTTTACGGCCCTTGCAGAATATTGTTGGTTGATTGGTTGACAGTTACCAAGGAAAAAGAACACTTACCGTTTGCGCATATCCTCTGCTATGGTTGGATGACACTCTTTACTGTACATGTTTAAAGTGAAATCCAAGAAACTACTGTGGGTGACAATAGCTATCTCATTTTCTTCTCTTGCCCATAACCTGCAAGCAGATCAAGAGATCAGTTTTAATTTAATCCGGCCGCCAAAATGAAGTTACTGGTTGACTCAACATCTAAAATCTGAGGTTTGTCTTTCTCAATACATGCTACGCATAAAGGTCCAGCATCTAGGATTTTCTAATGCCAAATAGTTACTCGGTGATAACTCACTAGTATACGATAAACAAGCACTCAGAGGAAGCATTGTGTAGTGGCAGAGGGTATTACCCAAGGCAGTGCACAAGCCTTCATCACCGGTTCTAGTTTTTCTCTAAAACATGCAACAAGTGTCGAAAATGTGTTACACAGATAAAGTAAGATATATGTCCATACATGAAAGTATAGAGGAAAAAAACATAATACACTAGGAAAATGGGGCTCTTGCCAGGCCGGGAGAGTAGTGAATAAATCTCTtgtttgggtgaacaaattatttggAATGACACAAAAAAATATAACCAAGAGCGATAGAGGGCGTGCAGATTAATATTATTGAGTTACTTGTGTTTTATGTTCATACAACAGATCATCAGGCTTGTAGTATTTTTCAACACATTTGTGAAAAGAAACTAATCAATCCTAGAAAGGAAAATTACCAGTCAAGGAACTTCATGCCTCTGGCAGCAACAACGTCAATCGCTTCTCTGACATCGGGTTCCCAAAGAACATCTTCATCATTCTCTATCTGTAAACAGCGCGAGCACACATAATTAGAAAACTATCTGAGACACCGTCTCTGAAACTGAACTCGTGAATTAGCAACAGTTGGTACTTGCCAGCGAAAAATCAATGGCAGGAAAGAGAGTACGGTATTTTGTTATGCTGCTTCTCTTGTCACAGGGATGAACACCCTGcatttaaaattaaaattaaaaatcaaaTGAGGCACTAAATGAAGATTATTTGGTAATAAAATGATCGCTCTGTTTAATTTGTGTTGTTCAGGAGAGGGAATTACCAGGCGCTCCCTGCAGGCCTCAACTGCGAGAAACGGCGGGCAGTCCAAACTTGAAATCGCCTGACGCCCACTGTGTCCAGCGCCTTCTACCATTAGTAATGGTGATGTACTTGCTCCATCAGTACAGTTGTCACCGCCGAAGACCCCCACTGCAGTCTGCAGAGTCCTGTGAGATTGATTCAATTGGACATAAAAAGATTAGGAGAAGATCTTCCAGAAAACTGAAAATACATACAAGAGGATGAGAAGGTCAAGGAGAACTATACCTCATTAGAGGGGAAACAACAACCAACTCAATCTTTTTCGCTAGTCCACATTTCATCACATGGTCTCGCAGGCAATCAACCTACAAACGCATGTAAATCAGCACCCATGGAACTTGAAAATGCCACATGAAAAAGACTTGAGCGATAACAACATTGTTTGTCATGGCcagaaaggaaaaaggaaagaaagaaacctTACTTGGCTCCAGCCCAAAGGGGTGATGTGAGCATCGAGCAGCGCAGGCGAGTTGTAGGCGCTGTGATCCTTGTCGCCTTCCACATTATGTATGCCCTGAGCATGCCTCACCTGCGGCATGTTAGCTACGGTTAATCGGACGGAACATCCTTTGCGTCTTTGGTGCAGGTCAGTTGCTGAAAACTGAGGGGCGGTAGTACCAGGTAGATGTTTTTGCAGCGGCGCTGGGGATACAGAGCAGTGCTAGAGCTGGCCTCCATTTTCTGCCAACGGGAATCAATCACAATCAGCATCATATTTATTATCCGCTGAGGAGTTAGGCATTGCTGCTGGATATAGTTGGACAGACTCGCAACTTTCCCTCATGGATTTAACTTTTTACCAAAAAGACACATGCTGATTCAGCCAACAAAACGGAACATTCTGAAGGTAGGAATGGTACGTATCGGTGCCGGTTTTGGGCTGCCAAAGAATGTCATGGTAATAACGGGTGTTGATGAATGATGGTTCTCCGTCCCTTGGTTATGTGCcgaatggtactccctccgtttgaaaatagatgacccaactttatactaaagttagtataaaattgagtcatctattttggaacggagggagtagtattctgCTGAAGCATCATCTGAAGTGTCATGAAACGAAGAATGGGACTACAACTCTGTTTTTGCACTTGTACTAGTACGAGTCTGCATCTGCATCCAACCACGCCCTGCCTGAAAACTGTTGCAGCGGTTACCCCGTTTTCTTCTCCGTTTGGCGAGGAAGGGGACCATTCCGGCGGCGCGACCCGGCAGAGTAGTATATTCCATGGGATTAATGGTATAGGACGAGAAGGTGGACGTCAACATCGGACCCAGAAAGGTGAGGGGATCTAACTAACGCTCgccaacaagaacaagaagaagatccCCTTGTTAATAATAATAAGCAGATATATACACAAGGCAAAGGGAAGAGAGAAAGAGACTTGAAGACGGGCACaaggggggaagcggaaagcgcatATGCGGGATAGGAAGCATCTATCTTGTGCGTGGCGGCCGCATGGCATGCGGTGAGTGATGCAGGGGCCATTTGGTAAGGAAGGTTGTTGggcgtaggaggaggaggaggaggagactggGGCGCGGTCGTACCTGCGGctgaggaggcgcggcggcggaggttgAGGAGGTGGCGCCTGGCGGGGGCGAGACCAGGAACAGACGGCGGCTGCGGTGGTAAAAGAAGCAGCCCGTATTTATCGGCTCGCCCGGATCGTATGCGCTTGGTACAGTAGAGGACGCGGCGACACATGGAAA is a window of Triticum dicoccoides isolate Atlit2015 ecotype Zavitan chromosome 2B, WEW_v2.0, whole genome shotgun sequence DNA encoding:
- the LOC119361906 gene encoding phosphoglycerate mutase-like protein 1, producing the protein MSVGGGAVFLTREAWSRRPQGAGGVMAVTAGSRRRRSARPPRRICSSTTRWGRWRARLCLPSGVRPEARLLQLPKVRGGGARRRHRRRLGPQLELYHYAVALQRSWRWLHFLQKMEASSSTALYPQRRCKNIYLVRHAQGIHNVEGDKDHSAYNSPALLDAHITPLGWSQVDCLRDHVMKCGLAKKIELVVVSPLMRTLQTAVGVFGGDNCTDGASTSPLLMVEGAGHSGRQAISSLDCPPFLAVEACRERLGVHPCDKRSSITKYRTLFPAIDFSLIENDEDVLWEPDVREAIDVVAARGMKFLDWLWAREENEIAIVTHSSFLDFTLNMYSKECHPTIAEDMRKRFANCELRSMVLVDRSKLGSDTPTCDFPGKIPAGLDLPSDVTDKKHIEEASSGSRGAVGCLEHTHMSSPTRLIST